The Nitrosospira lacus genome window below encodes:
- a CDS encoding 3'-5' exonuclease, with amino-acid sequence MTPVLVFDIETVPDIEGLRKLHDLGPQLAAADIAEMAFQSRRQAVGSDFLQLHIQKIVAISCALRDKNDFRIWSLGNAADSEAELIRRFFEGIDKYSPQLVSWNGGGFDLPVLHYRSLIHGLQARRYWEMGDDDREFKWNNYLSRYHTRHLDLMDLLALYQPRANAPLDELAKLMGFPGKFGMDGSQVWTAFQNGEIAAIRNYCETDVVNTYLVFLRFQLMRGIFDDEQYQRECELVRLTLGKSAELHWQEFLGQWP; translated from the coding sequence GTGACACCGGTACTGGTTTTCGATATCGAGACGGTTCCTGATATAGAGGGATTGCGCAAGCTTCATGATCTTGGCCCGCAACTCGCGGCCGCCGATATTGCCGAGATGGCGTTTCAGTCGCGCCGCCAGGCTGTGGGCAGTGATTTCCTGCAACTGCACATACAGAAGATAGTCGCAATCTCGTGCGCACTGCGCGACAAGAATGATTTCCGCATATGGTCGCTAGGAAATGCGGCAGACTCCGAAGCGGAACTCATCCGCCGATTCTTCGAAGGCATCGATAAATACAGCCCGCAACTGGTTTCCTGGAATGGGGGTGGTTTCGACCTCCCGGTACTGCACTACCGTAGCCTGATTCATGGGCTACAGGCACGCCGTTACTGGGAGATGGGTGATGACGACCGCGAATTCAAATGGAACAACTATCTCAGCCGCTACCATACGCGCCATCTCGATTTAATGGACTTGCTGGCGTTGTACCAGCCGCGCGCCAATGCGCCGCTGGACGAACTCGCCAAGCTGATGGGGTTTCCCGGAAAGTTCGGCATGGATGGCTCCCAAGTCTGGACCGCCTTCCAGAATGGGGAGATCGCCGCAATCCGCAACTACTGTGAGACCGATGTGGTGAATACCTATCTGGTCTTTTTACGTTTCCAGCTCATGCGCGGTATTTTCGACGATGAACAGTATCAACGCGAATGCGAGCTGGTGCGTCTCACCCTGGGCAAGTCTGCCGAGCTCCACTGGCAGGAATTTCTCGGTCAGTGGCCGTAG
- a CDS encoding YdbL family protein has translation MRNPVSRLILLMILLSASFAGYTAADIEINTPAIASLKQSMQQRHSQLEPYYARGAVGLTRDGFIAMRDANALPLSARQPVNALIASENQDRNALYREIARANGHPEWEGDIRSTFGQRWIELARAGWWYQAASGSWVRK, from the coding sequence ATGCGCAATCCAGTTTCCCGTTTGATATTGCTGATGATACTACTCTCGGCATCGTTCGCCGGCTACACGGCGGCGGACATCGAGATCAATACGCCGGCGATTGCGAGCCTCAAGCAAAGCATGCAGCAACGGCATAGCCAACTGGAGCCATACTACGCCAGGGGTGCGGTGGGGCTTACGCGCGACGGGTTTATTGCCATGCGCGACGCGAATGCGTTGCCATTGTCGGCACGCCAGCCGGTCAATGCCTTGATTGCGTCCGAGAATCAGGACAGAAATGCGCTTTATCGCGAAATAGCCCGTGCCAATGGGCATCCCGAATGGGAAGGGGACATTCGTTCCACTTTTGGTCAACGCTGGATCGAACTGGCCAGAGCGGGATGGTGGTATCAGGCGGCGAGCGGTTCCTGGGTTAGAAAATAA
- the cysM gene encoding cysteine synthase CysM, giving the protein MYKTIEDFIGNTPLVKLKRLPGKTSNVILAKLEGNNPAGSVKDRPALSMIRHAQARGEIRPGDTLIEATSGNTGIALAMAAAIMGYPLILVMPEHLSVERRQSMKAFGAEIILTSKEGSMEEARDVAERMRDEGRGIILDQFANPDNPRAHYEGTAPEIWRDTGGQITHLVSSMGTTGTIMGCSEYFKEKNPEIQIIGVQPEDGAQIPGIRKWPEAYLPRIYDASRVDCIILVSQAEAEDMTRRLAREEGIFAGISSGGALAAALKISAELHNAVIVSIVCDRGDRYLSTGVFPA; this is encoded by the coding sequence ATGTACAAAACCATAGAAGATTTTATCGGTAACACGCCCCTGGTAAAACTTAAACGTTTGCCCGGGAAAACCAGTAACGTCATTCTCGCCAAGCTGGAAGGCAACAATCCCGCAGGCTCGGTGAAAGATCGTCCAGCGTTATCGATGATCAGGCATGCGCAGGCGCGTGGGGAGATCAGGCCCGGAGATACGCTGATAGAAGCCACCAGCGGCAACACCGGCATTGCTTTGGCGATGGCGGCGGCGATCATGGGTTATCCCCTGATACTGGTGATGCCGGAGCACCTGAGCGTGGAGCGGCGGCAATCCATGAAGGCATTCGGGGCGGAAATCATATTGACCTCGAAAGAGGGCAGCATGGAAGAAGCACGGGATGTGGCTGAGCGAATGCGTGACGAGGGGCGCGGAATCATCCTGGATCAGTTTGCCAATCCCGATAATCCAAGAGCACACTACGAAGGGACCGCTCCCGAGATCTGGCGCGATACCGGAGGGCAAATTACTCATCTGGTGAGCAGCATGGGGACCACCGGTACGATTATGGGTTGCTCCGAATATTTCAAGGAAAAGAATCCGGAGATTCAGATCATCGGCGTACAGCCGGAAGACGGTGCGCAGATTCCGGGTATCCGCAAATGGCCGGAAGCCTACTTGCCAAGAATCTATGATGCCAGCCGGGTGGATTGCATTATCCTGGTTTCCCAGGCCGAAGCCGAGGATATGACTCGGCGGCTGGCGCGCGAGGAAGGGATTTTTGCCGGAATTTCGTCGGGAGGTGCTTTGGCGGCGGCACTCAAGATTTCCGCGGAATTGCACAACGCGGTGATCGTTTCCATCGTTTGCGATCGCGGGGATCGCTACCTTTCCACGGGGGTTTTCCCGGCCTGA
- a CDS encoding ComEA family DNA-binding protein, with the protein MKKLLFLIVMLFALAGPVYAAVNINTATQGELETLQGIGPAKAKAIVDYRKKNGPFKLPGDLEKVNGIGPATMKKLRKDITVGGGTTAKTENKPAVRQ; encoded by the coding sequence ATGAAAAAACTGTTGTTTCTTATTGTCATGTTGTTCGCGCTTGCCGGTCCGGTCTACGCGGCTGTCAACATCAATACCGCTACTCAGGGGGAGCTGGAAACCCTTCAGGGAATCGGTCCGGCCAAAGCCAAGGCTATCGTCGATTATCGTAAGAAGAATGGTCCCTTCAAATTGCCGGGCGATCTGGAAAAGGTCAATGGCATTGGTCCCGCCACCATGAAGAAACTACGTAAGGATATTACGGTGGGCGGCGGCACCACGGCCAAGACGGAAAATAAACCAGCTGTCAGGCAATAA
- the ssb gene encoding single-stranded DNA-binding protein — protein MASVNKVILIGNLGKDPETRYMPNGDAVTNITLATTETWKDKNGEKQEKTEWHRVTFYRKLAEIAGEYLKKGRPVYVEGRLETRKWTDKSGAERYTTEIIASDMKMLGSKPGSGSYEGGDRDESSFAPSTSGSNKPAPRSSTGFDDMDDDIPF, from the coding sequence ATGGCATCAGTCAACAAAGTCATACTCATCGGCAATCTCGGTAAAGACCCCGAGACCCGCTACATGCCAAATGGCGACGCGGTGACCAACATCACTTTGGCAACCACGGAAACATGGAAAGACAAAAACGGTGAAAAGCAGGAGAAAACCGAATGGCATCGCGTCACGTTTTACCGCAAACTGGCCGAAATCGCCGGTGAATACCTGAAGAAGGGTCGTCCGGTATATGTCGAAGGACGGCTGGAAACCCGGAAATGGACCGACAAGTCAGGTGCCGAACGCTATACCACCGAGATCATCGCCAGCGACATGAAAATGCTGGGCAGCAAACCGGGAAGCGGCAGCTACGAGGGGGGTGATAGGGACGAGAGCAGTTTCGCGCCGAGTACCTCCGGCAGCAATAAACCTGCCCCAAGAAGCAGCACGGGGTTCGATGACATGGATGACGATATTCCGTTTTGA
- a CDS encoding MFS transporter encodes MSPIELRATAGLAGIYGLRMFGMFIILPVFAFYAEHLPGGSNYTLVGIALGAYGLTQAILQIPFGWLSDRIGRKPVIYIGLILFAAGSFVAASATDIYWVIFGRIIQGAGAISAAVMALAADLTREEHRTKAMATIGMTIGATFALSLIVAPALNRLIGVPGIFAMTGVLALLAMAVVYKIIPNPLISRFHSDTEASSGRFGNVLHNPELLRLDFGVFALHAVLMALWLVVPLSLRKSGLAVDSHWQVYLPVLLFSMVLIVPAIIYAEKKAKLKPVFVIAVAVLLASQVLLAYTFESLWGTTAALLVFFAAFNLLEATLPSLISKIAPVGAKGTAIGVYSSVQFLGAFTGATAGGYLFEHHGSSALFAFCGILLALWLLFAATMKAPAAVRTRMYHVEEMDTGKASGLSRQLAALPGVHEALVLASEGVAYLKVDMRGFDEEGVVQLLGGEA; translated from the coding sequence ATGTCGCCGATTGAGTTGCGCGCTACCGCGGGTTTGGCCGGTATCTATGGGTTGCGCATGTTTGGCATGTTTATCATTCTGCCCGTGTTCGCGTTTTATGCCGAGCATTTGCCGGGCGGAAGCAACTATACGCTGGTCGGCATTGCCCTTGGCGCCTATGGGCTGACCCAGGCGATACTGCAAATACCTTTCGGCTGGTTGTCCGACCGGATCGGGCGCAAGCCCGTTATCTACATAGGCTTGATTCTGTTCGCCGCGGGCAGTTTCGTGGCCGCGTCCGCCACGGATATTTATTGGGTAATCTTTGGCCGCATCATTCAAGGCGCGGGGGCGATTTCCGCCGCGGTAATGGCGCTTGCCGCCGATCTCACCCGTGAAGAGCATCGCACCAAAGCGATGGCCACGATTGGCATGACCATCGGTGCCACCTTTGCGCTCTCACTGATTGTCGCGCCGGCACTCAATCGCTTGATTGGCGTCCCTGGAATTTTCGCCATGACCGGAGTACTGGCCCTGTTGGCGATGGCGGTAGTTTATAAGATTATTCCCAATCCATTGATCAGCCGTTTCCATTCCGATACCGAGGCATCATCAGGACGCTTTGGTAACGTGTTGCATAATCCCGAATTGCTACGCCTGGATTTCGGTGTGTTTGCGTTACATGCAGTTCTGATGGCGCTATGGCTGGTGGTGCCGTTGTCATTGCGCAAGTCGGGTCTGGCGGTAGATTCCCACTGGCAGGTATATCTTCCGGTATTGCTCTTTTCCATGGTTCTGATTGTTCCCGCGATCATCTATGCGGAAAAGAAAGCAAAACTCAAACCGGTTTTTGTCATTGCAGTGGCTGTATTGCTGGCAAGCCAGGTATTGCTGGCGTATACGTTCGAATCCCTATGGGGGACGACGGCGGCGCTGCTGGTTTTCTTTGCCGCGTTCAATCTGCTGGAAGCAACCTTGCCCTCGCTTATTTCCAAGATAGCGCCGGTCGGCGCAAAGGGCACAGCCATAGGCGTCTATAGCAGCGTTCAATTTCTCGGCGCATTTACCGGCGCCACCGCTGGCGGCTATTTATTTGAACATCATGGCAGCTCCGCGCTGTTTGCATTTTGCGGCATCCTGCTGGCATTATGGCTGCTGTTTGCCGCCACCATGAAAGCGCCTGCCGCGGTGCGTACCAGAATGTACCATGTGGAGGAAATGGATACGGGCAAGGCCAGCGGGCTATCGCGTCAATTGGCGGCGCTACCCGGTGTGCATGAAGCACTGGTGCTGGCAAGTGAAGGCGTGGCTTACCTGAAAGTGGATATGCGAGGCTTTGACGAAGAAGGAGTTGTTCAACTACTTGGGGGAGAAGCGTAA
- the uvrA gene encoding excinuclease ABC subunit UvrA, which translates to MELIKIRGARTHNLKNINLDLPRNKLIVITGLSGSGKSSLAFDTLYAEGQRRYVESLSAYARQFLQLMEKPDVDLIEGLSPAIAIEQKATSHNPRSTVGTVTEIHDYMRLLFARVGDPQCPDHGITLIAQSVSQMVDHVLKLPPDTRLMILAPLVVGRKGEQLDLIDELRAQGFVRLRVDSKVHEIDVLPKLHKNKKHTIEVVVDRLKVMPDAKQRLAESFETALRHADGRALAVEMDSGHEHLFSAKFSCPVCSYSLPELEPRLFSFNNPMGACPKCDGLGKITFFDPKRIVAFPHLSLASGTIKGWDRRNQFYYQLLASLAKHYDFDLEIPFEQLPENIQDIILKGSGKEKIAFSYLNETGARTQRTHTFEGIIPNLERRYKETESQAVREELAKYLNSQTCPECAGTRLRREARHVRVGGRAIFEINALPLKQAMVFFDQMELTGQKHAIAERIVREISSRMLFLNNVGLDYLSLDRSADTLSGGESQRIRLASQIGSGLTGVMYVLDEPSIGLHQRDNSRLLETLKNLRDLGNSVIVVEHDQDAILSADHVVDMGPGAGEHGGAIIAQGTPEAIRKSASSLTGKYLSGQLVIALPEKRTQPKSDRWLRIEGASGNNLKNVNLNLPVGLFVCITGVSGSGKSTLINETLYLATARYLYGSSTEPAPHQSLDGLAFFDKVINMDQSPIGRTPRSNPATYTGLFTPIRELFAGVPQARERGYGPGRFSFNVKGGRCEACQGDGMIKVEMHFLPDIYVSCDVCHGKRYNRETLEIQYKGKNINEILQLTVEQAHEFFSAVPVVARKLQTLLDVGLGYITLGQSATTLSGGEAQRVKLSLELSKRDTGRTLYILDEPTTGLHFQDIDMLLKVLHRLRDHGNTVVVIEHNLDVIKTADWIVDLGPEGGEGGGQIIAEGSPEEIAASENSFTGHYLRSVLGP; encoded by the coding sequence ATGGAACTCATAAAAATTCGCGGTGCGCGCACGCACAACCTCAAAAACATCAATCTTGATCTGCCGCGAAACAAGCTGATCGTCATCACCGGTTTGTCCGGTTCCGGCAAATCCTCGCTCGCGTTTGACACGCTTTATGCGGAAGGTCAGCGGCGCTATGTGGAATCGCTCTCGGCGTATGCGCGGCAATTTCTGCAATTGATGGAAAAGCCCGATGTCGATCTGATCGAAGGCCTTTCTCCCGCTATCGCCATAGAGCAGAAAGCGACATCGCATAATCCGCGTTCGACCGTCGGCACCGTCACGGAAATACACGATTACATGCGCCTGCTATTTGCGCGCGTGGGCGATCCGCAGTGCCCCGACCACGGCATCACGCTGATCGCGCAAAGCGTTTCGCAAATGGTCGATCATGTATTGAAGCTGCCGCCCGATACCCGGCTGATGATACTGGCGCCGCTGGTGGTGGGGCGCAAAGGCGAGCAGCTGGATTTGATCGATGAACTGCGTGCACAGGGTTTCGTGCGGCTGCGGGTAGACAGCAAGGTGCATGAAATCGACGTGCTGCCAAAACTGCATAAGAATAAAAAGCACACGATTGAAGTGGTGGTGGATAGACTCAAAGTTATGCCCGATGCCAAGCAGCGGCTGGCGGAGTCATTTGAAACCGCGCTGCGCCATGCTGACGGACGCGCTTTGGCGGTGGAAATGGATTCCGGCCACGAGCATCTTTTTTCCGCCAAGTTCAGCTGCCCGGTGTGCAGCTATTCGTTGCCCGAACTTGAGCCGCGCTTGTTCTCCTTCAATAACCCGATGGGCGCCTGTCCCAAGTGTGACGGTCTGGGGAAAATTACATTCTTCGATCCCAAGCGTATTGTCGCTTTTCCTCATTTGTCATTGGCTTCCGGCACAATCAAGGGCTGGGATCGGCGCAATCAGTTTTATTACCAGTTGCTGGCGAGCCTGGCCAAGCATTATGATTTTGACCTGGAGATTCCTTTCGAACAACTGCCTGAAAACATTCAGGACATCATTCTCAAAGGATCAGGCAAGGAAAAAATAGCGTTTTCGTACTTGAATGAAACTGGCGCCCGAACCCAGCGGACACATACCTTCGAGGGTATTATTCCCAACCTGGAGCGACGCTATAAGGAGACAGAGTCGCAGGCCGTGCGCGAGGAGCTGGCAAAATACCTGAATTCGCAGACCTGCCCCGAATGCGCGGGCACCCGCCTACGGCGCGAGGCCCGCCATGTGCGGGTGGGAGGGCGGGCCATTTTCGAAATCAACGCGCTACCCCTGAAACAGGCCATGGTTTTTTTCGATCAGATGGAACTGACGGGGCAAAAGCATGCCATTGCGGAAAGAATCGTCAGGGAAATTTCCAGCCGCATGTTATTCCTCAACAACGTGGGCCTGGATTACTTGTCGCTGGATCGCTCCGCCGACACCTTGTCCGGCGGGGAGTCCCAGCGTATTCGGCTCGCCAGCCAGATCGGTTCCGGGCTGACCGGCGTGATGTATGTGCTGGATGAGCCTTCCATTGGTCTGCACCAGCGCGATAATAGCCGGTTGTTGGAAACACTCAAGAATCTGCGCGATCTCGGCAATAGCGTAATCGTGGTGGAACACGACCAGGATGCCATACTGTCCGCCGATCATGTGGTGGACATGGGTCCCGGCGCAGGCGAACATGGGGGAGCGATCATCGCGCAAGGAACCCCGGAAGCCATTCGGAAAAGCGCCAGCTCCTTGACCGGCAAATATCTTTCTGGCCAATTGGTCATCGCGCTGCCGGAAAAGCGCACCCAACCAAAAAGTGATCGCTGGCTCCGGATCGAAGGCGCTTCCGGCAATAATCTGAAAAACGTCAACCTCAACCTGCCGGTGGGATTGTTCGTTTGTATCACCGGCGTCTCCGGCTCAGGGAAGTCCACCCTTATCAATGAAACGCTTTATCTTGCAACGGCGCGCTACCTCTACGGCAGCAGCACGGAGCCTGCGCCGCATCAGAGCCTGGATGGCCTGGCGTTCTTCGACAAGGTCATCAACATGGACCAGAGCCCCATCGGGCGCACGCCGCGCTCCAACCCGGCCACATATACCGGCTTGTTCACACCCATCCGCGAACTGTTCGCGGGCGTACCCCAGGCGCGCGAACGCGGCTATGGTCCCGGACGATTTTCGTTTAACGTCAAGGGCGGACGCTGCGAAGCCTGTCAGGGCGACGGCATGATCAAGGTTGAGATGCATTTCCTCCCCGATATATACGTGTCGTGCGACGTCTGCCACGGCAAGCGTTATAACCGCGAGACCCTGGAGATTCAATACAAGGGAAAAAATATCAACGAAATCCTGCAGCTGACAGTGGAGCAGGCACACGAATTTTTTAGCGCCGTGCCGGTTGTAGCGCGAAAGCTCCAGACGCTGCTGGATGTGGGTCTGGGCTACATCACCTTGGGACAATCCGCCACTACGCTTTCCGGCGGAGAAGCCCAGCGGGTGAAACTTTCGCTGGAGCTCTCCAAGCGCGATACCGGCCGCACGCTCTACATCCTGGACGAACCCACCACCGGCCTTCATTTCCAGGATATCGACATGCTGCTGAAAGTATTGCATCGGCTACGTGACCATGGCAACACCGTGGTGGTGATCGAGCACAACCTGGACGTGATCAAGACCGCTGACTGGATCGTCGACCTCGGCCCCGAGGGCGGCGAGGGCGGCGGACAAATTATCGCTGAAGGCTCACCGGAGGAGATAGCGGCGAGCGAGAACAGCTTTACCGGTCATTATTTGCGAAGCGTGCTCGGTCCCTGA
- a CDS encoding glycerate kinase type-2 family protein, with translation MDHRKSLCNSFNAAIAAADPLCIVPRHLPIPPRLPKGRTLVIGAGKAAAAMALAVENHWQKDALLNGIVLTRYGHGLPLERITVIEAGHPLPDKRGEQAAQDILAEVKKLGADDLLLCLVSGGGSSLLSLPVAGLSLNDLRNVTRELLLCGAAIQEINTVRKHLSAIQGGKLAASCRAPVLALIISDVTGDAPTHVASGPCAPDPSTYLDALEILERYRIDAPAAVLEILLAGAEGKRDETPKPGDAVFRNVDNRVIATARDSLLAAAKYFHDQGIPAAILGDGITGESRDVAKVFAALARQIRQYGQPWKPPVALISGGETTVSLRENGCGEQRGTSGTKSGGRGGRNTEFLLSLAIELNDVTGIHALACDTDGIDGSENNAGAIMAPDSIHRAKQMGIDARALLASHDSYTFFGQLDDLILTGPTRTNVNDYRVILVL, from the coding sequence ATGGATCACCGTAAGTCTTTATGCAACAGCTTCAATGCCGCGATCGCCGCAGCCGATCCCCTGTGTATCGTACCGCGGCACTTACCTATACCACCCAGGCTACCCAAGGGACGCACTCTGGTGATCGGTGCGGGTAAGGCTGCGGCGGCAATGGCACTGGCAGTGGAAAACCATTGGCAAAAAGATGCGCTACTGAATGGTATTGTCCTCACTCGCTATGGCCACGGCTTGCCACTGGAACGCATCACGGTGATTGAAGCCGGGCATCCCCTTCCGGACAAACGGGGTGAGCAGGCAGCGCAAGACATTCTGGCGGAAGTTAAAAAACTCGGTGCGGACGATTTACTGCTCTGCCTGGTGAGCGGCGGCGGTTCAAGCTTGCTTTCGTTACCGGTGGCGGGCCTATCGCTGAATGACCTCAGAAACGTCACCCGGGAATTGCTGCTGTGCGGTGCGGCAATTCAGGAAATCAATACCGTGCGCAAGCATCTCTCCGCCATTCAAGGAGGGAAGCTTGCCGCGTCATGCCGTGCCCCGGTATTGGCATTGATCATATCGGATGTAACCGGGGATGCCCCCACTCATGTCGCCTCCGGCCCGTGCGCGCCAGACCCGTCAACCTATCTGGACGCGCTGGAGATACTCGAACGCTACCGGATCGATGCACCCGCTGCGGTGCTGGAAATATTGCTGGCGGGTGCCGAAGGAAAGCGCGACGAAACCCCCAAGCCGGGTGACGCCGTCTTCAGGAACGTGGACAACCGCGTGATCGCCACCGCCCGGGATTCGCTGCTGGCGGCGGCAAAATATTTTCATGATCAAGGTATTCCCGCCGCTATACTGGGTGACGGCATAACCGGTGAATCACGCGATGTAGCCAAGGTCTTCGCCGCGCTGGCACGGCAAATCCGTCAATATGGCCAGCCATGGAAGCCGCCGGTGGCGCTGATCTCAGGAGGAGAGACAACAGTTTCGTTACGTGAAAATGGCTGCGGCGAACAGCGCGGCACCAGTGGAACGAAATCTGGTGGACGAGGCGGACGCAACACGGAATTCCTTCTGTCGCTTGCCATTGAACTCAACGATGTAACGGGAATCCACGCTCTGGCCTGCGATACTGACGGCATAGACGGTTCGGAAAACAACGCCGGCGCAATCATGGCGCCAGACTCGATCCACCGTGCAAAGCAAATGGGCATCGACGCCCGCGCCTTGCTTGCCAGTCACGACTCGTATACTTTCTTTGGGCAACTTGACGATCTGATACTTACCGGCCCAACCCGAACCAATGTCAATGATTACCGGGTAATTCTGGTGCTATAG
- the phoB gene encoding phosphate regulon transcriptional regulator PhoB, protein MAATILVVEDEPAIQELISYSLRQARHVVFGARSAEQAMEIVNDALPDLVLLDWMLPGMSGVEFARMLRRVTRTKTIPIIMLTARAEESDKVAGLEIGADDYITKPFSPRELLARIKAVLRRRSPEAADDLVEIGGLRLDSATHRVTAGDKEVVLGPTEFRLLHFLMTHSERVHTRSQLLDQVWGDHVFVEDRTVDVHIRRLRKALENVSKDGLVQTVRGSGYRLSAGPAASIGIV, encoded by the coding sequence ATGGCAGCAACCATACTGGTGGTGGAAGATGAACCCGCGATTCAGGAGTTGATCTCGTATAGCCTGAGGCAGGCCCGCCATGTCGTTTTTGGTGCAAGAAGCGCGGAACAGGCCATGGAGATAGTGAATGATGCATTACCGGACCTGGTGCTGCTTGACTGGATGCTGCCGGGAATGAGCGGCGTAGAATTTGCACGCATGTTGCGTCGCGTAACGCGTACCAAGACCATCCCCATCATCATGCTTACCGCTCGTGCCGAAGAAAGCGACAAGGTAGCGGGATTGGAGATTGGCGCCGATGACTACATCACCAAGCCCTTTTCGCCACGTGAATTGCTCGCGCGGATTAAAGCAGTGCTCCGACGGCGTTCACCGGAGGCGGCTGATGATCTGGTGGAAATCGGCGGACTGCGCCTTGACTCCGCAACACATCGCGTAACCGCGGGTGATAAGGAAGTGGTGCTCGGGCCCACCGAGTTTCGTTTGTTGCATTTCCTTATGACGCACTCCGAACGGGTGCATACACGCTCGCAACTGCTCGATCAGGTATGGGGAGACCATGTATTTGTGGAGGACCGTACCGTGGACGTGCATATTCGCAGATTGCGCAAAGCGCTGGAAAATGTCAGCAAGGATGGTTTGGTGCAGACCGTGAGAGGATCGGGCTATCGCCTGTCAGCGGGACCGGCGGCAAGCATTGGTATCGTATGA